A stretch of DNA from Vidua chalybeata isolate OUT-0048 chromosome 3, bVidCha1 merged haplotype, whole genome shotgun sequence:
GAAGGTATGTCTAAGATCAAAATGCAGGCTGGAAAGAGAGGCCATAACCGAGTGCACTGGAGGTTCAAAGGAAAGAGCACTCATTTGTGGAGCTGGGAAGCAAACACAAGGCTAAACCaaccctgctgtgccagggcaacCCGGACACCATCAGAGTGCAGCTatcccacccctgtccccagctctgccagagtGACCTTTGCTCCTGGGCTCACTGCATGAGCTGCTGAACCTCACAGAACAGCGCCGGGGTAAAATGGGGAAGGCTGAATTAGGGAAGTATTTGGAGAGACCTGATTTTGTCCGAGCTTAAGTCCACGGATTTCATGAAAAGTAACGATCTTAAGTTTACTTCTAAATGGGAACAGATTTAACAAATCAGCAAATGTTTAACTGAATGCCTGAAGAGGGCATAGACCCGGAGTGATCTCCAGAGGCTCTGAAGATGAAGATTGTGTTAATTTTAGCAAGGGAatttaagtttttctttaatgatGCTACAAAACAAGAAGATTATTTAACCTAAAATACCTTTATATGTCTGCAGCTAGCTAAGAAGCCAATAACACATTTCATTCTTCCATTTTCCAAAGCATTCTGCAATCTATACACAGACTATTATATAGGAATTAAATCTTCTGTAGGAACATTTCAAATCAATCTGCctagagtaatttttttcacttcataGTTCTGtgtcaaatattaaaatagactgtgatattttcttcataaaaccCCACATTTCCTGACAAATTACTTTTTGTAAGTAACAGAGACTACTGCTATGAAAAGATACGGTTTTGCATATTGAGACAGAGGTTAGTGGCTCTTATTTCTTGCAAGGATTGTAAATTATATTCAGATGTTTAAAGTCAGGAAAGCAATTTTAGTTCTGAAGACTATCAGAGGACGACAATGTTAGGAGGCCagttaattgatttttttatttgctgttggTTTGGTCACCCATGGCAGGTCTGCTCTGTGGCTGCCACTCCAGTGTCTCCAGTGTTCCACAAGAGATCAAAGCAGAACACAGCATGTGATTTGAGTCCAAATGACCTGATCTGACCAAATGTCAGAGCCCAGAAACTCATTCTTTGGCAGTGGGCAATGTTCAGGGACTCTGAGAGCAGGCAAATGCCTCATCACATCAAGTATCAGAAAGCTGATCCTGTGCCAAAAGTCACAGACCTGGTGACAAGGATGGTGGCTGGATGTCCAGCTGGATGTCATACACTCAGGGTCTAGGACAACAATGcatgggagctgggcaggagacaACTGGCTGAAGTTACACCACATGAAAAAAGTTATAACGAGAAGAGAAGGGTACAGCCAGGaaacattttgtatttcaggCATAATTACTGTATTTGCATTGGTCATGGCAGGACACTCTGCCAGAAAAAAGCATGCTAAAATCTTTCATCCAGTATTAAGAGGTCACCTAAAGAAACAAGTGCATCTTTCAAGCCTGGTTCTCCAGTGCCTGCAAGTTGGAGTCCAAGGCTATGAACAATTAAACAGAAATAGGATATTCATCTTAATCCAAAATGATGTTTTGTGACATATTTTCTGCTATAACTTACATCTCTGGTCAAGTCAGTAGAAATACAGTGCTGTCTCTCAGAGTGCCATACCAGAGAAATAGCATGCACAAGCATCCAGAGGACATGCAAGTCCAGAGGCAAGCCATAGGGTTTCCACAAAGCCAGGAAATTCAGGGGCAGTTGGCAAATGGGGAGGTGAAGACTTTCATTGtcagctgctgggtttggagaAGTTCCCTTCCCAGCAACCATATAAAACAACTCCCTTCTACAAAGAACAGCTGGCAGCAACATGCATTCTGAGAAAACTATTATCTTACCGGATTACACAGTGTTTCATTTATGTAATGTGTCACCACTGTAAGAAAAACTGGTATCTTTCAAGTTTTGctttattgggttttttaaagtttatgaGCTTCTTACTCCAGCAAAACACTCTCTTAGACACTGCTTTAAATGGAAAGTGATGAAAGAAGCCCTCAGACTACACACCAGTTTTCTTTGCACAGGCGTATGTGTCAAGGACGTTGTGTTAATACAGCACAGACAGTAGGCTCCAATCATTCCCCCTACTTATTCAAGCACTGATGAGACAGAAGTTGGAGGCCAAAGTCATTATCTACAAGGTAGTTTACCTAATCTGAGGCTAGAGGGTTTCTGAATCTGATCCAGGAGGGCTGCTAAAGCCAGCAGAAGTTGTTAGTGTGGCTCCTCAGCTGTGTAGGTACTCCACAGGGATCTGGGGAAGCCCTGGGATCTCTGAAGCATACGTTCATTTTCAGACAGACCTCTGACAACATATTTCACCTTCCTACAGACCAACCTTGCCTTCCTTTTTAGACTATCATGGCTACAGCTCTTTGCTATTGCCCTTCACATACTTTATTGCTTGGGATGCCCTTCACTAATTCACTGTTGACCCACAGCTGTAAGTCAGACAAAAAATTCTTGCCACCAGttccagggaggaaaaaaaggtacTTGGAGGGACTGGTTTTGAAAGAACTTCACTGATAATATCAACTATGCAGCACATCAAATGGATCAGAATGATGTAATACAGCTATTGCACAAAGAAAATGGGTAAGTGGAATGATTTTACGAActtcatagaaaaaaatcttggtaCTGTAATTCTGATAAGATTTGGGATGTTAAGAGGCAGTAATGGGTGGCCAGATCAACAGAGATCAGTTGTGCCTGGacctcagctgctgtgtgggaAGAAGCACCAGTCCAGGCCATCAGGGCTCAGCAAGAGGACAGGTGAGTGGGACCCAAGGCCAGGCACAGGCAACCCACAGGTGTTACATCTCAGGCAGGGGCCAGATGCAAGAGCCTCAGAACAAAAACATCTACTGAGAAAAAGTTGTGGAGACCTCCCTGAAGTTCCTTCACTTGAAAACCTCCCAGACTGACCAAGGCATTTTTATCAGCCAGGCTTGAGGACACAGCTAAACTCCTAGGGAATATGCTCCTGCCCTGACACAGGCCAAAGCCCACCACTGTATTACACTATCACCAACTAAAAAATGcatgttaaaaaatacagtCAGTGGATGTACTGTTACAAGAACTCCATCTAAACATTATTTCCTTTGGCCTTATTTCCTTTGGTCAGCTAAATCAGCCTGTCTTCATTATCTAgttggctgcagctgcacaggtgAAAAGTTTATTCTTTCCATTCCATCTTACCTCTACCTGTTGCCTTTTATTATTCTCAAGACATATTTCTGGCTTGCCTTAGGCTAAAAGCATCAGCCTGTATCTCTATCTGTAAAAGagttaagaaaatattttaaacattattttattatcaCTAACCactctattattttatttgttccttATGttaaaagcagcctttccaccCCACCTGGTGGGGCTGAGTGAGTACCTATAACAGAGAATTTGTGTGCACCAAACACAGCTCCACCTTGCCTGCCTCAGGCCAGCAGCTTGTACAGTACAGGTGCCAATGTCCTCAcacagaattcctgctggggacagacacacaggcaCCTTAAATACACCCCTGATGTCATGCAGTATGGCATGCACCACCCTGGATGTGCCTGGGGCCAtatccagccctggctggacaCACCCCTACAGCGGGATTTACTGCCATAGCTGCCTTAGGATGCAAGGACCAACAAAGGTTACAAAGCTCCAGGCACAGGAGTCAACACATTATTTCTGAACAATTCACGGCACCAGGATACAATAATGCATCATAATGTAAATGGTAACAAATACCTCAAAACCTCCTCAGATGCTGTATTCCCCCTGCTAAAACACCCACCACATATTTACATTTCACATGCACTTCTCTTTCCGTGCACTTGAAATGACAATATGGAAATGAGAACTAATGTTCATTGGTTCTCATTtgcaaaatgaaggaaatataTATTCCCTTCAGTTAATCaactaaattttgtttttcatttactgCTGTCATCCCAAACTGCTGTATACTCCTGTGGAATCTCTTCAATCCATTATCACATCTTGCAAAGCACCAATTGATACAACACAATCTGCTCCAAATCCTGGGCATTTGCTATGTTTCAAATGTGCTTTCCTAAAATGGGCATCTGCAGACTCTTAGGTTTTGCCCATTTTGTCAAGGattttacataattttccaGTAATGCAGTGCTTGGAATTCCTTATAGATTCAAAACAGACGTAAATGCCTTACTAACCACTAAGTATACAACAGTGCAATGAGAACTGAATCCAGTGATTAATGTGGTGTTTTAAatccaacaacaacaacccaGATTGCCATGATCCTGCTGACTGTATGCTGCAACAAAGTCCCAGGAGGCTGACTATAAGGAAAAACAGACAAAccacatttatcttttccccgGATTCCCACCAGCCCCCAGAATGATAAACATGTTTTCACTTGCTTGTGGAGATGTTCTTGCCTTTGCTGGTAGTCTTAGTTCTATTTTTTTATGTACTTCATTTTCTCCCACTTTTTCCATACACATAAACACTAATTAGAGTCTTGTCTTTTATCTTATTTAACTTAACTGTCCTATTACTTTCTcaaaagaagagatttttagTATGCACTCCTGATGAAATGCAGATTGCAGCAACCATTACACTTCATGTGTCTAGTACATCAACAGAACTGCCACTGCAATCCCTCATAAAACACTGATAACTGCTGAAGATATATTTAACATTATAACCCACAAGAcctgcaaaaaagaaaacctgagtTCACATGTCTAGTAAAATCTCAGTAGACCCTCTGAATAAAGCCCTGATCCAAGCAGAAGACCCTTGTCCCAGAAGGACATAAAAACCTCTTCAGGTATGGCCAGGAGGGATGAGTGGAATCCATAGAAAACTCCCTCATTCCATGCTCCCTGCAATTTTGACTACATTGCAATTTTTACTTATGCTGTTTCTCAACTTATGCTGTTTATTCAAAGTGGAACagaaatattgtattttaataatgcatgtgaaaaatatttcttattaaaagGCCAGAAACTTTTGTCATACTGCAGAAATAACGAAATTATTGTACACTACCACTCCAGTACAAATGGAGAATGAGAGATAACTGAAGTCATTGTGCGACTCCATTTTCTTATCACTTTTCAGAACTAAATTCTGATGCTACTGACATTTACATACAACAGAACATGTTTGGTCATTTTAATGCAGTTGTTACAAGGTTCCAGTTCGTATCACAAAATTGATtctattttgtttctctgcagatctttcttttgttttctccctgaGACTTCTTTGCAGGAAGGCAAAGCATTAACCATCCTGCCTGCTAGCAGAAAGCACCACAATATATGGCAGTACAGAACCTTGTCAGAAAGCTTTGTACCCGAATTATGTATTACCAGCAGCCCTACAGGCCCCTCGATAGCTAACACAGTAACCATGATAGGTAGCTTGACTTAAAATGTCTGCATTTGTATTGGTCTCTTGGCTCCTGGCAATATAACACCTTcaggaaagaaagtaaaatggGAAGATTAAGCTAGGGATTTATTTGGCAGTTTCCTCTTTATTGCCCAAGTCCAGCTCACACTTAGGAGAACCAAGGGGAAATTGTCCTGATTATAActcttttcttccatttgtCCTTTGACCTAGACCAtaataaaatttgctttataGCTCTAGCTTAGCTCTCCTTGAATACAAGCACACATGAATGTTTGCCTTGGTTTCCCAACATTCACCTCTGTCGACACTGCACAAAATGCTGAGGCAGATTTACacaaataaacttttatttgCAGAGAGTCCACTGATCATGATATATATAGACTCAAGCTGCCTTAGGAAGAAacaaaggacagagaaaatGTGATAGGCATAGGGGGAACTCTACACAGTGGTCTGGGGGAATCACTGAATcttagaatcatttaggttggacGCATCCTTCGAGTCCAGCTGCAAACCTGACACTGCCAGGTCCAAGAAAAGAAGCGGTGGGATGACCAaggagccttctccaggtgctCTCTACAGCGCAGCTGTAAAGATAAGGGTTACGGTTTGAACCACGCCTCCCTCCTGCTACTGCAACCATTTCACCCGGGACCTACACAAACTCCCAGTGCGCCGCTGCCAGCTGTGATGgcaccagggctgctgggagcacagctggacaACACTCCGCAAGCGCCGCACGCAGATTGCTACGGTTCACGCGCGATTCATTTAAACCACCACTTAAGTATAATTTAAGTACACTTGGCTGTTTTGCCACGGTAGAAATGGGGGAGCGGCGTGGGAACGGGGCAGCAGCTGGTACGGGCCGGCGGGAGCCGCTTTCTCCGCACCGCCCGCCCAGCGCCGCTCCCGCCACCAGCACGGACCGCGTGGCCGCCGCCCGCGCGGGAAACGCAGCCCCGCGCGCGCCCCTGCCCCGCCCTCCGCCTCTCCCCCAGCCAATGAGCGGAcccggcggggagggggcgggacCTCTCTGGTGACGTAGCGGCGCGTAACGCGCGGGAAAAGCTCCCTCCCGGAGGAGCGGCGGGGTCGCGTGGGGGGGTGGCGCCGCCGCGCTGCGGACCGTTCCATTACCCGCCGGATGGGGGGGCAGGAGGAAGCCGGGCGAAACCACAGCCCCgccgcgggcggggggcggggccagcTCGGGGCGCTCCCGTGACGTGACGctgcgcggggcggcggcgcgcggcggcagcgggagcggagcggagcggggcagggaagggaagggaagtgcCGAGCAGGAGCGGGAGCCGCAGCCCCCTCGTTTCGCCACATCGCCGCCATGGGCCGGACACTTACGACATTTACGTTCCCCCTCGCCGTCGTTTCCGTGGCGTGCTGCCTCTGCGGGCTGGCCGCGAACCTGAAGACGACCGACGGTGAGAGATTCGCGCCCTCCCCCCTCCTTTGCTCCGGGAGCTGCTGACGGGGCAGCCCCGCCCCGTGCCCGGCGCTGTGGGGAGCGAGGCGGGCTCCGCGCACCGAGCCCGGCGGGGCTGTCCGTCTGTGCGCGCCTGCTGCCGGACCCTCCGCGGGCGGCGGGCCGGGAGCGCCGCGGAGCTCCGGGACCCGCCGGGACCCGCCCTGCGCTCCCCCGGCGCTcgctcggccgccgccgccgcttcctGCGCGCAGCGGCCGGAGCCCGCCGAGCTTTTGAGCCGCTCTCCTGCTTGTGCCGGTCTGGGACCCGTTATCCTGTGCTGTCCCCCCTTGGAGGAGGGAGCCGGTGCCAGGGAACCGTGGGCGGCTGCTTCTTGCAGCCTTGGAACGGGTCTGGGAGCGGTGCAGCCGTGTCGTTCTGGCCCTGCTGCCGCGTGTTCCTTATCCCGCTGGGAGCCCCGTTACTCGTCCCGCGGGTTTGGCCCCAGCTGCTCACAGCTCGGGCCCTGTGGGCTGTTTGCCGAAGTGTTTGCGGGGCCGAGAACCGCGAAATGTGACGCGAGCCCCAAAACGCGGGGACagcagcaaaaaagaaaacaaaaaagttgtCTGGAAGCGCTTCAGTGTTCCCTGGCCGCGGTCCGTAGCGGCGCTGGCTGCAGCCGAGGGTGACGCTGCCCGGTCACCGCTGCTCTAGCCCGCAGGGatctcctccagccctgccccgccgGCGGGATGCGGGCCGGTGCGGAGCACCCTGCGGGAGCGGCAGCCTGGGCCGCTCCGGGGCTGCTCCGCCGGGGCTTAGCACGCTCCGCTGCGACGGGAGAGGGCACTGTTGGGCCGGCAGGCCAGACCCCTCCAGTGGTTCCTGGTTCCTCCTCGACTGTAAGGGGAGTATCCGAATTTACCCTGCGCGAGAGCCAGTACAAGGGGTTTATCTTGGGATAAACGTCAGCTTGGCTAGGCTGAAAAGCTGAGTTCGTGGTatcagggtattttttttttttcagtgaagagcAGGCATCTAGTGATGGGGAGAGTTGGGGAACTTGCTGTTTTCCCATGTAAAAGACCCCACAGAGGCTTTCACAGCAGGAGGTGTCATTGGGACAACGTCTGAGACCCTGATACAGATTCTGAAGTTAACAGCTCATTGATAAAAACATCTCCTCATCCTTTACTCTTGCAAATCTGATCCTTTGCCGTGTTAGTCTGGGAAGGCTGTACTTGAAACTAAATTAGAAGTCCTGGTGTACCTTGTATTAGTTGGCTCTACCAGTTGTCTTCCTGTCTTTAACAGACGTACTGTGCTAAATTTTCCACATACCAGTGAGGAGTGTACAAGAGTGAAGGTTGTTCATTTGTCAGAGGCCACTGTGTGTGCTGTGATCATTCCTCAGATGTATATCCACCATAATTGACTGActttcccccaccccaaagTCATAAAGCTCTTGAAGTGCATTGGGCGCTACCTTCCTAAAGGGAATAGGGCATCTGTTGCACACCTCACTGATGCAACCTCAAAAAGGTCTTATCTTATGTGAAAGGGAAGGAATAGTGGCAGCCTTTCTGACCTGATCCTGCCATAACCAAGAGAAAGGCAATGTGGATTCAGGCTTCAGATTGTCAGAATACTGAAGTTAGATAATGTACTTGTAGTTGTTATTTGAGAGGTAAATGAGCATGCTGCCTGCCAGAGATCTGTGGATAGCAACATTCCTTTCATGGAGAAAAGTGAAAGGTCACCCCTAGGTGCCTGGAGTGGGTGGATATGATGTGAAATGTGCTGGAGAGCATGCAACAGAAGGAGTTGTGGGTTGTATGTGGGTTTGCTGAGTATGATGGCTGTATGAGTAAGTCTCAATTAAAACTAATGTGGTAAAACTGTAGATTTTGAGAAAATCTTAATTGATCCAGTTAGTGGATGTGTTGTCGTGGTTTTAAGGTAACAATGTTTGACCTGAGATTGACGTAAAAAGGCAGCTGGACTGATTAGGTTGCTGGCTTCTGCTGTGATCAAAATACAAATAGATTGacttttttcctgctctccttttTATACATGTGTACATTAATTTCTCCAGGTTCTTGTCTTTATTTCCCATACTTTGACTGCTTTCTACTGTATTTATAGCTGGCTGCATTACCTAAAGCTCAGGTTCAGTCTCAGTTGCAGTGAGGTTGGGAAGCAGTGCTCTATACCTAGTGTTCTCCTGTGTAAAGCATGCAGTTTCTGCTTGGACAGTAGGGTTCTTCTCACTCTGGTTTGCTTTGAGGAATCTTGAGTTGCCAGTTGAACACTGGCTTTATTGGGCTGCCCGTGACAAGATTTTTCACGTATTCACTTATGCAGCTTTTGGTGTTAGTATAATGGATTGAAAAGCTTTGTAATTTCAAACTAAAACTACTAGAGCTACTAGAACTCAGTGCTGTATGAAATTCCTAAAGCTATGCTGTCTGatgttgttttgttgggttgttttttagTTCAATACAGTCTCTAATGTAACCTTATTTTTTCATAGTTTCCACAGTTTCTCCTCCTACCAGTGTTGCTACGCCCAATGTCACTGTAATACCTACTTCCAATGTCACTGTAACACCCACCAATGCGACCACAGCATCTTCCAATGCTACCACGGCGTCTTCCAATGCTACCACGGCGTCTTCCAATGCTACCACAGCCAGTACTCCCACCACAGCTCACACTCCTATAGGTAATACAGAAACACTGAACTCAGAATGGCAGGAGACTGGGAACTGGTGAATAACATGAAAGACAGCAGCTTCTTCCAAAGTTCACTGTAGTAGCTTGGCTACTAAAAATCTGATGTGCAGAATGCATTAAAGCTTCTAAGGTTTGGAAGGAGTGGATTTTAGAAAACTCTTAGTTATGTTGGCAGGAAGCATTTCCTCTGTTAAAAATTGGCTCAGTGGTAATTGAATTAGTAATTCCCACTAATTATGAATTCTTAGgagcttggggttttttttggtgtttttggaTTCTTTTTCCCAAAAACTTCTCTGCCATCTCTACAgtgaaattcttttttaaaaagtcaccGAATCTTTAAAAACTTGCTGATCAAGGGAGCTGGGAGGTAATAAGTTGGTACTTGATTAGGCTCAGAGCAGCCTAATGTACAGTATGATTAGCTTTGAGTAAACCCACAGATGCTGACACTTGTCCCAGGCACATAGGGGAATACTGATTAATTTTTAGTATTACTAATCTTtaggggaaggggagaggtcAGAGACCCAGCTTAGGTGGCTTGATGATGAAAGTTTTTAGGAGACAGTTTCATTTTAGGTGAGTGGTTTTATTCCAGTGATGGCATTCACAGTGTTTTGAggacaggagaagaaagagtGTGTGTCTCCTGTCTAGAGGTATTAGATTAGGTACTTTTTTAGTACAATTAATACTAACTGATTCTAATGAAAGTTTAATGAAAGTATTTTGCCTAGATGCAGATTCTCAGTTGTCTTGAAGCAGATCTCTTGATCCTTGTTCAAATACCAGCATTTATATGAGTGCTTGAAAGAAAAGTCATTTTGTCTGAGCAAAGAATCACTGATCTGTGGAGAACCTTGAAGTATTTGAGTAACAGTAGTATGCAAGTTTGAAAATAATCCTTGTTGCAGGAACTTGGCTTAATGCCATTTAGCTCACCACCTTTATTGTGTGGGATACAGACTAAGGGCAAAGGTTATCCTTGTtaaagcaaaacaggaaaaatcatTTGTATAGGAACGTCAATGCTTGCAAACCTTGCTTTGGAGTTTATGGTGTGTACGTACTGTCTTCTCTCAAACAGCCAACGTCACCAATGCAACTACTCATGCTCCTCCGCCTAAAACTACCGTGACTTCAGCCACCACGACAGCCACTCCTGCAGGTAACTCTACAACTGCCATAATTCAAGCATTAATTACTTAGAAATCAGTGTCGCTTTAAGAGTGTTATCTTGAAAGACTCACCAAGTGACACCATTAGAGTAATACTAGTGTATCTGGTGTTGTCACTTCTAACTTCATGGCAAGTCTTTTTAAGGTGATATATGCAAGTAGCAAGGTTATATAGCCTGAGAAATAGAGCTAATTAGTGAGATATAAAAAGTCAGAAGCATGTTGGTCAAATGAGATAAACTGGATGATTTTAATAGTGCGGTTGGAAGTTAACTCCCCTGTCTTTGGGAGGTGGTATTTTGTTCTTGCAGCATAATAATGGgatgggggttttttgtttgttttgtttgttttttttttttttgtttttgtttttgttaaatgAAATTGTTCTACAGTGATGGGAATAagctgaagtattttatttcacagtcaGTCCTAAGTATGCCATTTCATGAAAACGTCTCACAAAGCAAAGCTCTTTAAAACTACCCATCAGCAGATGGCTGTTATTTCCAGACTTGTATTTGTaacttcagctgtttttttaaGCCTAACTCTTGGGGTAAAGTACAGTAGATGGAAGATAAcaatttatgttaaaattaagccaaaaaaaaaaaaaattggagcaAGGAGCAGTGACTGGAAAGTATGTCTTGAATGTGGGCATATCAGTAATATATTCTATGTAGAGGAGGAAGGCTTTGGCTTTTTGAAGTACAAATAAAGTCCAGCTGGGTATTGCTCAGTTTTGAGGTCTGGAGCAGTTGGTCTATAAATAGCTCTAGCCTTGTACAAACAGCATTTAATCAGAATTTCAGTACCAGTAATCTAAATTCAGATGCTGGCATAGCTTAACTTTtgattcttttttgttttcttattggTGTTTTGATGTTTTGAGTACTCTTAATACAAGGAACCCAGCACTTAAATCTGTAGAACTGTGGTGAGCATTGTGCACTTACAGTTTCCAATTTGCTGTTTAACAGGTTCAAATACTACTGTGGCTCCTGTACCTGCTCCACGCAAATCTACGTTTGATGCTGCGAGTTTCATAGGTGGAATTGTCCTTGTTCTGGGTCTGCAggctgttcttttctttctgtacaaATTCTGCAGATCTAAAGACCGAAATTACCACACGCTTTAGGACCTGCCCCTTGGTAATGGACTAGTAGCCCAACACCTGTAGTTCACtgaaccaaaatattttctgttgctCATGGAAGACAGCAGTTCATAATATCCTTTAAATCTCTAAAAGAAGACttcaaatgaatatttttgcAACATTACACTTGGCAAGAAGTGGTATGAATCTCTTCAACAGGATTACTTGCAATATGCTGCATGGGTTCTAAtggctgttttattttcctttagtgGCTGCTGATGTGGGACTTTTCTTGATAACGCCAAATGTAGAATGTTTAGAGATTCTTATTCAGTGGCAACACTGTCCAGTAGACAatcttaaaattactttttctgaaGGCTAATATAAACAACATCTTATACAGTATACCTTCAGTTTTATCAAGATGTGAATTATCGGTGACTGATTTCAGGGAGTGAAATACCATTTGTAGTAGCTTATGGCTCTTATAGTGTGTTGCTAGAAAGATGGGCAAAAATGTAGAATTAGATAATGTCTTAACAGAATAGCATaaccctgtttttttttttacacgAGAATTAAAGTTGCCTCATAAAATACTTCATTCCAAAAAGAATTCCTATGTCATTTCAAATTAATGTTGAGGGTGGATGTAGGAATAATCCTTCTAATGGGGAAGTAAGTACTAGTGCCTTAAAAGACTAAATTTCAATAGGTTGTAAGCATGTCCCAGCTATATCGAAGATAAATAAAACTTCTAAGTATTTACTTTACATAGGAATATAGAATACACATGACTTGAGCattccagtttaa
This window harbors:
- the CD164 gene encoding sialomucin core protein 24 — encoded protein: MGRTLTTFTFPLAVVSVACCLCGLAANLKTTDVSTVSPPTSVATPNVTVIPTSNVTVTPTNATTASSNATTASSNATTASSNATTASTPTTAHTPIANVTNATTHAPPPKTTVTSATTTATPAGSNTTVAPVPAPRKSTFDAASFIGGIVLVLGLQAVLFFLYKFCRSKDRNYHTL